The Pararhizobium sp. IMCC21322 sequence AGCCAGCAAAACAGCGCCAGCGGCACCCACCGCTGCCGCCTCTGTTGGCGAAAACACACCCGCCTGAATGCCGCCGATGACAATTGCGAACATGGCCGCAACCGGCCAGGCCTTGCGAACCGCCTTCCAGCGCGACGTCGCAGAGGCTGGTGGCAGGCTTCCCACAAGACCGGGATTGAGTTTTACAGATAGAACGACGGTTAGCGCATAAAGCGCTGTTGCCAGAAGGCCGGGAAGGATGGCCGCTGAAAACAGCTTGCCAATCGATTGCTCGGTCAACAATCCATAAATGATCAAAAGAATGCTTGGCGGGATCATCACACCAAGTGTTCCGCCGGCTGCAATGCTGGCAGAGGAAAGGCGGTCATCATAGCCAACCTTGCGCATTTCCGGCAGCGCCACCCGGCCAATGGTAGCAACGGTTGCCAGTGACGAGCCACAAATGGCCCCGAACCCGGCACAGGCACAGATGGTGGCAATGGCAAGTCCGCCGCGAAAGCGGCCCACAAGGGCATTGGCTGCCTGAAACAAATCTGTCGAAAGACCACACCGTGATGAAAAAACGCCCATCATCAAAAACAACGGAATGACAGACAGGGAATAGGGAAAAATCGCTTCAAACGGGCCAGACCCGATAATGAACAACGCGCCATAAAGCCCGTTGGTAAAAGCGTAGCCGGCAATGCCCACAAAACCCAGAGACAGGGCAACGGGCACACCCAATGCAATCAGAACCAGCGAGAGTAGAAAACCGAGAAGGCCGATGATGGGATCACTCATCACGGGGCACAGTTTCTCTGGGGTGGTCTGGACGAAACGCCTGATAAAGACCCAGGACACAGGCCAGCAAAGACACGGCAAAGCCAAGGATAAGCGGAGCCCAATACCAAGTGTAGGGAATGCCAAGCGTTGCTGATGTGGTGGTGAAATCCAGTTGGCCTCGCATTTCACCCCAGGCTGTCCACAAGCACAAGCCGCATACAGTGCCGCCAATAAGGGCTGACAACGCAGCAGACAAACGGCGACCCTTGCGCGACATCAGATTGAAAATCAGATCGATGCGGATATGGGCGTTCAGAAAGAAGGCGGCGGCAATGGCAAGCGGCACAGCGCTCATCATGGCAAGCTGGGTGAGATCGACCAGACCAAACAGGCCCCATTTGGGACGCTGGCCGGACAGCATCTCAGCAATCGAGGCGGCCAGACGCACGAGAATATCCCCCACTGTCATCACCATGGAAATGGAGATGGCAGCGAAGGACAGAAAGATGATCAGCTTTGTGAACACGCGCCCGCCAGGATTTCCATCAAGCGCGCGCGTATCAACTATGGGGTCAGACACAGATGCTGTGTTCCGCTGTGTCTTTATTGCGCATCTGCAAAGGCCTTCAGCTTGTCATAGATCTCTTGCGCATCATCGATGCCCTTGCTTTCCAGATCAGCAATGAACGCGGTGACCATGGGCTCCAGAGTTGCTGCCCATTTGGCGCGTTCTTCGTCAGACAGGGTGGTGATATCATGGCCTTCAGCAACAACGCGGTCATATCCTGCCTTGTCCCACGCATTCCACCAGTCACCGAATTTGGCAATCAGCGCCTCACCGGATTGCCCATCAACACAGGCTTTGACCTTGTCTGACAGCTCATCATAAGTGCGCTGGTTCATACCGAACCAGAATGTGGTCACATAGGCCTTTGCATCCAGATGATACTTCATCACTTCAGCCAGATTGAACGAGGCCATTGTATCCCACGTGAATACCGCACCATCGATCACACCTTTTTCGGCGTTTTCATAAACCGCGCCAGGTGGCAGACCAACCGGATTGCCGCCAAGAGCGGAAATCATGGCCGAGGCCGCTGCCGTTGGAAAGCGCAAGCGCAATCCCTGCAGATCATCGGTGGTTTTCACCTGCTTTTCTGTGGTGTGAACCTGACCTGGATTATGGGCATGGATCGCCAGAATTTTGACATCCGGGAACTCCGCTTCCAGATGCTCGGGAAAGACAGACCAGATCGCCCGTGTTGCTTCGTCAGCGCTGTCAAAAATAAACGGCAGCTCTGCAATTCGGGTGCGTTCAAAGCGCCCGCCTGGAATGCCGCTCAGACCCTGAGCGATATCCACTGCACCGGCACGCACCGCATCATAGATCTTGCCCGGATTGCCCAATTGCGTACCGCCCGGAAAGATCGTGACTTTAACCGCGCCTTCGCTGCAGGCTTCCAGATCCCGCGCCCATGGCTCCATGAAATCTGAATGCATGCCATTGGCCGTTGGCAGAAAATGCGCAAGTTTCAGTTCCACAGTTTGCGCATTCGCAGGCCCGCTGAGGGCCATCAGGGCGGCCAGAGCTCCAGTGAGCGCCGTTGGAACCGCATGTCTCAAGAGTGTTTTCTTCATTTCAGTCTCCTCCGTTTTTTGATTTTCATTCTGTTCCCGGTTGATCCACTAAAACCGGATCACCACAGATTTTTTAGTTTTTGTCAGTTTGGGGATATCACCAGCATCTGGACCACATGATTGGTCTTGTTCTCGATTGAGCGTTCCAGATTGGGCGGCAGATAGCAGGAATCATATTTCTCCAGCACCGTGTCGCCCTCAGCCGTGGTCACCGTAATTTCCCCGTCCAGCACCACATAAACCTTGGCCGTTGGTGCAGATCCCTGTTCAGCACCGCCGCCAGGCAGAAAGGTTGAAAATCCAACCCAATAATTTTCCAGATCAGAAACACCCTGTCCCTGCAGACGCACGGCCGACATGCCGAAATGTTTTTTGGCATCATAGGGTTTGGCCGTATCGAACCGTGTGACCTGCAACATATTTTGTTCCTTATTGTCTGAATACGCGCCCGAAAAATCCGGTGATGCGTCAGTCCTTTTTGTTGGTCGTCGCCTTTGTGTCGGCTTGTGCGACGAGGAAAT is a genomic window containing:
- a CDS encoding TRAP transporter substrate-binding protein; amino-acid sequence: MKKTLLRHAVPTALTGALAALMALSGPANAQTVELKLAHFLPTANGMHSDFMEPWARDLEACSEGAVKVTIFPGGTQLGNPGKIYDAVRAGAVDIAQGLSGIPGGRFERTRIAELPFIFDSADEATRAIWSVFPEHLEAEFPDVKILAIHAHNPGQVHTTEKQVKTTDDLQGLRLRFPTAAASAMISALGGNPVGLPPGAVYENAEKGVIDGAVFTWDTMASFNLAEVMKYHLDAKAYVTTFWFGMNQRTYDELSDKVKACVDGQSGEALIAKFGDWWNAWDKAGYDRVVAEGHDITTLSDEERAKWAATLEPMVTAFIADLESKGIDDAQEIYDKLKAFADAQ
- a CDS encoding TRAP transporter small permease, producing MSDPIVDTRALDGNPGGRVFTKLIIFLSFAAISISMVMTVGDILVRLAASIAEMLSGQRPKWGLFGLVDLTQLAMMSAVPLAIAAAFFLNAHIRIDLIFNLMSRKGRRLSAALSALIGGTVCGLCLWTAWGEMRGQLDFTTTSATLGIPYTWYWAPLILGFAVSLLACVLGLYQAFRPDHPRETVPRDE
- a CDS encoding TRAP transporter large permease — encoded protein: MSDPIIGLLGFLLSLVLIALGVPVALSLGFVGIAGYAFTNGLYGALFIIGSGPFEAIFPYSLSVIPLFLMMGVFSSRCGLSTDLFQAANALVGRFRGGLAIATICACAGFGAICGSSLATVATIGRVALPEMRKVGYDDRLSSASIAAGGTLGVMIPPSILLIIYGLLTEQSIGKLFSAAILPGLLATALYALTVVLSVKLNPGLVGSLPPASATSRWKAVRKAWPVAAMFAIVIGGIQAGVFSPTEAAAVGAAGAVLLAVARRSLNRSSLASAMQETVELTGMIFFIIIGAALFNFFIETTGLPQYLIATVEASGLPAFGILLMIILFYLVLGCFMDSMSMIMLTIPFVFPLISALGFDPIWFGILVVTVAELGLITPPVGMNLFVMQGVSRDLSSATVMRGIVPFIIADTVRLALLIFVPAITLYLPSLG
- a CDS encoding cupin domain-containing protein gives rise to the protein MLQVTRFDTAKPYDAKKHFGMSAVRLQGQGVSDLENYWVGFSTFLPGGGAEQGSAPTAKVYVVLDGEITVTTAEGDTVLEKYDSCYLPPNLERSIENKTNHVVQMLVISPN